Proteins encoded in a region of the Vicinamibacterales bacterium genome:
- a CDS encoding MerR family transcriptional regulator produces MAAPKPERFRAADVCQLAQVQPYELRSWETEFADLGQSTAGGARTYSRADVERVLQIRELVKGEGLTLSGARRRLEEAASDGTSVEFSLVDAATRTRLRSIRDGLVALLAMLDKPLDPGGFQLVAAPAATGPGEIVKPARRGKR; encoded by the coding sequence ATGGCCGCTCCGAAACCCGAGCGCTTCAGGGCCGCCGACGTGTGCCAGCTGGCGCAGGTGCAGCCGTACGAGCTGCGCTCGTGGGAAACGGAATTCGCCGACCTCGGCCAGTCCACAGCGGGGGGAGCGAGGACCTACAGCCGGGCCGACGTCGAGCGGGTCCTGCAGATTCGGGAGCTCGTCAAGGGCGAAGGATTGACCTTGTCGGGAGCTCGCCGCCGGCTCGAAGAGGCGGCGAGTGACGGAACGTCGGTGGAGTTCTCGCTGGTCGACGCGGCGACGCGGACGCGGCTACGCTCGATTCGAGACGGGCTGGTCGCGCTGCTGGCCATGCTCGACAAGCCCCTGGACCCCGGGGGCTTCCAGCTCGTGGCGGCCCCGGCCGCGACGGGGCCCGGCGAGATCGTCAAGCCCGCTCGCCGCGGCAAGCGGTAG
- a CDS encoding ATP-binding protein: MSRFRFDRHAIALALVAAAPPLAAALLLLWTGDYSAKLRWTAALVLGATTFGALAALQAHIVAPLQTLANLIAALREDDFSIRGRGSAAGDPLGDVMSEVNALAETLHEQRLGAVEATALLRTVMEQIDVAVFAFDPDQRLQLVNQTGERLLGRPAEQVLGRLAAELSLEQWLGDAPGVVAVDLPGGSGRWDVRHTTFRLGGQRHDLLVVSDVSRPLREEERQAWQRLIRVIGHELGNSLGPIKSIAGSLDGLLQRDPPPADLADDLRRGLQVIGSRADALGRFTAAYAKLAKLPPPRLAPVVLKPLVLRVAGLERRVAVAVRHGPDVTVRADGDQLEQLLINLLKNGAEATLETGGHGVVIGWQRTARGVEVWVDDDGPGPPKTSNLFVPFFTTKAGGSGIGLVLCRQIAEAHGGTLSLDPGAGGTGCRATLTLPI; this comes from the coding sequence ATGAGCCGCTTCCGCTTCGATCGCCACGCCATCGCCCTCGCGCTCGTCGCGGCGGCGCCGCCGCTCGCCGCGGCGCTGCTCCTCCTCTGGACGGGCGACTACTCGGCGAAGCTCCGGTGGACGGCGGCCCTCGTGCTGGGCGCGACGACGTTCGGGGCGCTTGCGGCGCTCCAGGCGCACATCGTCGCGCCGCTCCAGACCCTGGCCAACCTCATCGCCGCCCTGCGCGAGGACGACTTCTCGATCCGGGGCCGCGGCTCGGCGGCGGGCGATCCGCTGGGCGACGTCATGAGCGAGGTGAACGCCCTTGCCGAGACCCTGCACGAGCAGCGCCTCGGCGCGGTCGAAGCGACGGCGCTGCTCCGGACCGTGATGGAGCAGATCGACGTCGCCGTCTTCGCGTTCGATCCCGACCAGCGGCTGCAGCTCGTGAACCAGACGGGCGAACGACTGCTCGGGCGGCCCGCCGAGCAGGTGCTGGGCCGCCTCGCCGCGGAGCTGTCGCTCGAACAGTGGCTGGGCGACGCGCCGGGCGTCGTGGCCGTGGATCTGCCCGGCGGCTCCGGACGCTGGGACGTGCGGCACACGACCTTCCGCCTCGGGGGCCAGCGCCACGACCTGCTGGTGGTGTCCGACGTGAGCCGGCCGCTGCGCGAGGAGGAACGCCAGGCCTGGCAGCGCCTCATCCGCGTGATCGGCCACGAGCTGGGCAACTCGCTGGGCCCGATCAAGTCGATTGCCGGGTCGCTCGACGGCCTGCTGCAGCGCGATCCGCCGCCGGCCGATCTGGCCGACGACCTGCGCCGGGGCCTGCAGGTGATCGGCTCCCGCGCCGACGCGCTGGGCCGCTTCACGGCCGCCTACGCGAAGCTGGCCAAGCTGCCGCCCCCGCGCCTGGCGCCGGTGGTCCTGAAGCCGCTCGTGCTGCGCGTGGCCGGCCTGGAACGGCGGGTCGCCGTCGCGGTGCGTCACGGACCCGACGTCACGGTCAGGGCCGACGGCGATCAGCTCGAGCAGCTGCTCATCAACCTGCTCAAGAACGGGGCCGAGGCCACGCTCGAAACGGGCGGCCACGGCGTGGTCATCGGCTGGCAGCGGACGGCGCGCGGGGTCGAGGTGTGGGTGGACGACGACGGACCCGGACCGCCGAAGACGTCGAACCTGTTCGTGCCGTTCTTCACCACCAAGGCCGGCGGATCCGGCATCGGCCTCGTCCTGTGCCGGCAGATCGCCGAGGCGCACGGCGGCACGCTGTCGCTCGATCCCGGCGCGGGCGGCACCGGCTGTCGCGCCACGCTGACCTTACCGATATGA
- the der gene encoding ribosome biogenesis GTPase Der, whose amino-acid sequence MARHLPTVVLVGRPNVGKSTLFNRMTGTRRAIVTPIAGTTRDALAQPVPAAEGGFMVVDTGGLFGSSQDPLHELVVEQGHRAIGDADLLIFVVDGREGLVSGDEEIASAVRTSGTPVLLVINKIDDRRAAAGVLELYRLGFDPVFEVSAEHGTGVADLLDEVRRRLPHGASADAAEPSDEEARHGAHRPAELKVAIVGRPNAGKSSLVNQLLHEERSIVSPVPGTTRDPVDAVFTWHRKKVRIVDTAGIRKAGRVARGGALESLSVMLARRAIADADVVVLVIDAMAGAADQDAAIAGEADAAGRGIVIALNKWDLREDRTQEAAEAIDDEVRRRLPFLDYAPIVHLSAKTGERTQRLLELIDRVAVERRRRIATPELNRFVREITAAQPPVADVRRPVRVLFAAQTGVAPPTFVLFTNVAASLHFSYQRYVTNRLRDEYGFSGTPIRLHVRRRTRRGAEAERA is encoded by the coding sequence GTGGCCCGTCATCTGCCCACCGTCGTGCTCGTCGGACGCCCGAACGTCGGCAAATCCACGCTGTTCAACCGGATGACCGGCACCAGGCGCGCCATCGTGACCCCCATCGCGGGGACGACGCGTGACGCCCTGGCCCAGCCCGTGCCGGCGGCGGAGGGCGGCTTCATGGTCGTCGACACCGGCGGCCTCTTCGGCAGCAGCCAGGATCCCCTGCACGAACTCGTCGTCGAGCAGGGGCACCGGGCGATCGGCGACGCCGACCTCCTGATCTTCGTCGTGGACGGCCGCGAGGGACTGGTGTCCGGCGACGAGGAGATCGCGTCGGCGGTCAGGACGAGTGGCACCCCGGTCCTGCTGGTCATCAACAAGATCGACGACCGGCGCGCGGCCGCCGGCGTGCTGGAGCTCTACCGCCTCGGTTTCGACCCGGTCTTCGAAGTGAGCGCCGAGCACGGCACCGGCGTGGCCGACCTGCTCGACGAGGTGCGCCGCCGGCTTCCGCACGGGGCGTCGGCCGACGCCGCCGAGCCGTCCGACGAAGAGGCACGACACGGGGCCCATCGTCCTGCCGAGCTCAAGGTCGCCATCGTCGGCCGTCCCAACGCCGGGAAGTCGTCGCTGGTCAATCAGTTGCTGCACGAGGAGCGGTCCATCGTGTCGCCGGTGCCGGGGACGACCCGGGATCCCGTGGACGCCGTCTTCACCTGGCATCGCAAGAAGGTCCGGATCGTGGACACGGCCGGCATCCGGAAAGCGGGGCGGGTGGCCCGCGGCGGGGCGCTCGAGTCGCTGAGCGTCATGCTGGCCCGCCGGGCCATCGCCGATGCCGACGTCGTCGTGCTCGTCATCGACGCGATGGCGGGCGCCGCCGACCAGGACGCGGCCATCGCCGGCGAGGCCGACGCGGCCGGGCGGGGCATCGTCATCGCCCTCAACAAGTGGGATCTCCGGGAGGACCGGACGCAGGAGGCCGCCGAGGCCATCGACGACGAGGTGCGGCGCCGCCTCCCGTTCCTGGACTATGCGCCGATCGTCCACCTGTCGGCCAAGACGGGGGAGCGGACGCAGCGGCTGCTCGAGCTCATCGACCGCGTGGCCGTGGAGCGCCGCCGGCGGATCGCCACGCCCGAACTGAACCGGTTCGTGCGAGAAATCACGGCGGCCCAGCCGCCGGTGGCCGACGTGCGGCGGCCGGTGCGCGTGCTGTTCGCGGCCCAGACCGGCGTGGCGCCGCCGACGTTCGTCCTCTTCACGAACGTCGCCGCCTCGCTCCATTTCTCCTACCAGCGCTACGTGACCAACCGCCTGCGCGACGAGTACGGGTTCTCGGGCACGCCCATCCGCCTGCACGTCCGCCGCCGGACCCGCCGCGGCGCCGAGGCGGAACGGGCCTGA
- a CDS encoding DUF3810 family protein, with protein MVRRVRPAAPRFVPAARTALVVAGLAAAVVPRPADLVEQYYGRRLYPALQRLVTTASNMVPVALFDVVIVAAAAWCLWWWTAAARAAWTRGTVAPLGAALLATGAVGAAGYLWFLGAWGLNYARPPLDVRLGLPAGPPSDADVASLLALAVDGANDEYAPAHAADAGAADNAVARALHAVEARQGRPVPTVPGRPKPTILAPYFRAAGVDGLTAPLALETLLNPDLLAVERPFVLAHEWAHLSGYAPEADANFVAWLSVTASEHPLLRYSGWLFVLSETARQVGGDARRSALDRLADGPRRDLAAIAERATRWRVDLVERAGWRVYDRYLRAQGVDEGIRSYSRVVEFIVRARRAGAGAPLRP; from the coding sequence GTGGTCCGTCGCGTCCGCCCTGCCGCACCGCGCTTCGTCCCCGCCGCCCGGACCGCGCTCGTCGTCGCCGGCCTCGCCGCGGCCGTCGTCCCTCGCCCCGCCGATCTCGTCGAGCAGTACTACGGACGGCGCCTCTATCCCGCGCTCCAGCGCCTCGTGACGACGGCCTCGAACATGGTGCCCGTGGCGCTGTTCGACGTCGTGATCGTGGCGGCGGCCGCGTGGTGCCTCTGGTGGTGGACGGCGGCGGCGCGCGCGGCCTGGACGCGCGGGACGGTGGCACCGCTCGGTGCGGCGCTGCTCGCGACAGGCGCGGTCGGCGCCGCCGGGTACCTCTGGTTCCTCGGCGCCTGGGGCCTCAACTACGCGCGGCCGCCGCTCGACGTGCGCCTCGGGCTGCCCGCGGGGCCTCCGAGCGATGCCGACGTCGCCTCGCTCCTGGCACTCGCCGTGGACGGCGCCAACGACGAGTACGCGCCCGCGCACGCCGCCGACGCCGGCGCGGCGGACAACGCGGTGGCGCGCGCGCTGCATGCGGTCGAGGCGCGCCAGGGACGGCCCGTCCCCACCGTGCCTGGACGTCCGAAGCCGACGATCCTGGCGCCCTACTTCCGCGCGGCCGGCGTGGACGGCCTGACGGCGCCGCTCGCGCTCGAGACGCTGCTCAACCCCGATCTCCTTGCCGTCGAGCGGCCGTTCGTCCTCGCCCACGAGTGGGCCCACCTGTCGGGCTACGCGCCAGAGGCGGATGCGAACTTCGTCGCCTGGCTCTCGGTGACCGCGTCGGAGCACCCGTTGCTGCGGTACAGCGGCTGGTTGTTCGTGCTGTCCGAGACGGCGCGGCAGGTGGGCGGCGACGCGCGACGGTCGGCCCTCGATCGCCTGGCCGACGGACCGCGGCGGGACCTGGCGGCGATCGCGGAGCGCGCGACGCGCTGGCGGGTCGATCTCGTCGAGCGTGCCGGCTGGCGCGTCTACGACCGCTACCTTCGCGCCCAGGGCGTCGACGAAGGCATCAGGAGCTACTCGCGCGTCGTCGAGTTCATCGTGCGCGCGCGGCGTGCCGGCGCGGGAGCGCCGCTGCGGCCATGA
- a CDS encoding trypsin-like peptidase domain-containing protein has protein sequence MPPHVAVCRCGARQDDVSAPAGPGEVVVADPTVDEDEGPGRSVPLWTVPVASVLAIVLWNVTRPGPPPTNAQVPTLQDAVAAPPPAEQRAPAVPAPGVAPPEALASLRIERPLPPPAEPASGHAALEDVVAQALGGVVMIETSAGRGTGFFVAADLVVSNDHVVGRDTVVTVRMNDGSTRRATVERTAPEVDLALVRVPPEGAGATILTLGRAGDARVGQEVIAIGSALGLQSTVTRGILSAKRRSGAVAMLQTDAAINPGNSGGPLLDRDGVVLGVTTLKMAGQAEGLGFAVAADHVRALLDGRPTTGSGTPMPAPSPPPSQAGPPVGTQADTGGDDRRAANLAALDRELDTLARHAAQVDDRWARFDELCRPSAVRDGDRPWFGLAERPTSYSGRDRSCAAWLRDLETMSREFSQAMRALGESTRRAGLYPGDLRERRRQHRLDWTGFDR, from the coding sequence GTGCCGCCGCATGTCGCCGTGTGCCGATGCGGCGCACGGCAGGACGACGTGTCGGCGCCCGCGGGACCCGGCGAGGTCGTCGTGGCCGACCCGACCGTCGACGAGGACGAAGGCCCCGGCCGATCCGTGCCCCTCTGGACGGTGCCCGTCGCCTCGGTCCTGGCGATTGTCCTGTGGAACGTGACCCGGCCCGGACCGCCGCCCACGAACGCCCAGGTGCCTACGCTTCAGGACGCGGTGGCGGCGCCGCCCCCCGCCGAGCAACGCGCTCCGGCCGTGCCGGCGCCGGGCGTTGCCCCTCCAGAGGCGCTGGCCAGCCTGCGCATCGAGCGGCCCCTGCCCCCGCCGGCCGAGCCCGCGTCCGGTCACGCGGCCCTCGAAGACGTCGTGGCGCAGGCCCTCGGTGGCGTGGTCATGATCGAGACCTCGGCCGGCCGCGGCACGGGGTTCTTCGTGGCCGCGGATCTCGTCGTCAGCAACGACCACGTCGTGGGCCGCGACACCGTGGTCACCGTGCGGATGAACGACGGCTCGACGAGGCGCGCGACCGTGGAGCGCACGGCGCCGGAGGTCGATCTCGCCCTCGTGCGCGTGCCGCCGGAGGGCGCGGGCGCGACGATTCTCACGCTGGGCCGGGCGGGCGATGCGCGCGTCGGGCAGGAAGTGATCGCCATCGGGTCGGCGCTTGGCCTGCAGAGCACGGTCACCCGAGGCATCCTGAGCGCGAAGCGCCGGTCGGGCGCGGTCGCGATGCTGCAGACCGACGCCGCGATCAACCCCGGGAACAGCGGCGGGCCGCTGCTCGATCGCGACGGCGTCGTCCTGGGCGTCACCACGCTGAAGATGGCCGGACAGGCCGAGGGTCTGGGCTTCGCGGTCGCCGCGGATCACGTGCGCGCCCTCCTCGACGGTCGGCCCACCACGGGCTCGGGCACGCCGATGCCGGCACCGTCGCCCCCGCCCTCGCAGGCAGGCCCGCCGGTGGGCACGCAGGCCGACACCGGAGGCGACGATCGGCGCGCCGCGAACCTGGCGGCGCTGGACCGCGAGCTCGACACCCTCGCCAGACACGCCGCGCAGGTGGACGACCGATGGGCGCGGTTCGACGAGCTGTGCCGGCCCTCGGCGGTTCGCGACGGCGACCGCCCCTGGTTCGGCCTGGCCGAGCGGCCGACGAGCTACAGCGGCCGGGACCGCAGCTGCGCGGCGTGGCTGCGGGATCTCGAGACGATGAGCCGGGAGTTCTCGCAGGCGATGCGCGCGCTGGGCGAGTCGACGCGACGTGCGGGGCTGTATCCGGGTGACCTGCGCGAGCGGCGCCGGCAGCACCGGCTGGACTGGACGGGATTCGATCGCTGA
- a CDS encoding L-threonylcarbamoyladenylate synthase, whose translation MTPRRVRATRVVVVDPNQPAPEAVALAADVIRAGGLVAFPTETVYGLGAAALDAAAVAGIFDAKERPATDPLIVHVAAPSDLAAVSARVPPAAQALAARFWPGPLTLVVPRAPSVPAVVAAGLDTLAVRVPDHPVARAILEAAAVPVAAPSANRFSRPSPTTAAHVLADLDGRIDLVVDAGPTSIGVESTIVDCVADPPVVRRAGGVPIEALARVVPDVAAALHVAASPAEAQVAPGQLLRHYAPAARLTAFSGAPDAVAGRLARDARQQVGAGVRLGILAPDEVLVALAPAVAAAASGGRVVVESLGPWRRPEAAARALFAALRRLDDAGVHVILAAGPEPLGLGAAVWDRLRRAAEGRIVVV comes from the coding sequence ATGACGCCGCGCCGCGTGCGGGCGACCCGTGTCGTGGTGGTCGATCCGAACCAGCCGGCGCCGGAGGCGGTGGCGCTGGCGGCGGACGTGATCCGGGCCGGCGGGCTGGTGGCGTTCCCGACCGAGACGGTCTACGGCCTCGGGGCCGCCGCGCTCGACGCCGCCGCGGTCGCCGGCATCTTCGACGCGAAGGAACGACCGGCCACCGACCCGCTCATCGTCCACGTGGCCGCCCCGTCGGACCTCGCCGCGGTGAGCGCCCGCGTCCCGCCCGCGGCCCAGGCGCTGGCCGCCCGCTTCTGGCCCGGTCCGCTCACGCTCGTCGTGCCGAGGGCGCCGAGCGTGCCGGCCGTCGTGGCCGCCGGACTCGACACGCTCGCCGTCCGCGTGCCCGACCATCCGGTGGCGCGCGCGATCCTCGAGGCGGCCGCGGTCCCCGTCGCGGCGCCGAGCGCGAACCGCTTCTCCCGTCCCAGCCCGACGACGGCCGCGCACGTCCTCGCCGATCTCGACGGCCGGATCGATCTCGTCGTGGATGCCGGGCCGACCTCGATCGGCGTGGAATCCACGATCGTGGACTGCGTGGCCGATCCGCCGGTCGTGCGCCGGGCCGGCGGCGTGCCGATCGAAGCGCTCGCGCGCGTCGTCCCGGACGTCGCCGCCGCCCTGCACGTGGCGGCCTCGCCGGCCGAGGCGCAGGTGGCGCCGGGACAGCTCCTGCGCCACTACGCCCCGGCGGCGCGGCTCACGGCCTTCTCGGGCGCGCCCGATGCCGTGGCGGGACGCCTCGCGCGGGACGCACGACAGCAGGTCGGGGCCGGGGTGCGTCTGGGCATCCTGGCGCCGGACGAGGTGCTCGTCGCCCTGGCGCCCGCGGTGGCAGCCGCGGCGTCGGGCGGGCGTGTGGTCGTCGAGAGCCTCGGCCCGTGGCGGCGGCCCGAGGCCGCGGCGCGCGCCCTGTTCGCGGCCTTGCGGCGCCTCGACGACGCCGGCGTCCACGTGATCCTGGCCGCCGGGCCGGAACCGCTCGGCCTGGGCGCGGCGGTGTGGGATCGCCTTCGGCGCGCGGCCGAGGGGCGCATCGTCGTGGTCTGA
- a CDS encoding sigma-54 dependent transcriptional regulator: MPPDVPSRVLIGDDQADVLEALRLLLKPEGYVVDTASSPGQVARALELKDYDVVLIDLNYSRDTTSGEEGLDLLRRIRMADESLPVVVMTAWGSVDVAVEAMRRGARDFIQKPWDNERLLAIVRTQTELGRAIRLGRRLELANQALMADGRSPILAESAAMRPVLDVIARVGPSDANVLVSGENGTGKSLVAQALHAVSPRHARPMVTVNAGGMAEGVFESELFGHVKGAFTDAKADRVGRFELADGSTLFLDEIANVPSSQQAKLLRVIETGEFERVGSSRTRKVDVRIVSATNADLNAEVETGRFRQDLLFRLNTIEIALPPLRDRREDIPLLARHFLTQHAQRYRKHVTGFEAAALQVLADHRWPGNVRELDHAIERAVLMTQSTVVRAADLGLRVDPSSAGRLEDMSLEDVEAFLIKKAMARYGNVSHAARALGLSRSALYRRLERYKL, from the coding sequence ATGCCGCCTGACGTCCCGTCCCGCGTCCTCATCGGCGACGACCAGGCCGATGTCCTGGAAGCGCTGCGCCTGCTGCTGAAGCCGGAGGGCTACGTCGTCGACACCGCGTCGTCGCCGGGCCAGGTGGCGCGGGCGCTGGAACTGAAGGATTACGACGTCGTCCTCATCGACCTGAACTACTCGCGCGACACGACGTCGGGCGAGGAAGGCCTCGACCTCCTGCGACGGATCCGCATGGCGGACGAGTCGCTGCCGGTCGTCGTCATGACGGCCTGGGGCTCGGTGGACGTCGCCGTCGAGGCCATGCGGCGGGGCGCCCGGGACTTCATCCAGAAGCCCTGGGACAACGAGCGGCTGCTCGCGATCGTCCGGACGCAGACCGAGCTCGGCCGGGCCATCCGGCTGGGCCGCCGCCTCGAGCTCGCCAACCAGGCGCTGATGGCCGACGGCCGCTCGCCCATCCTGGCCGAGTCGGCCGCCATGCGGCCCGTACTCGACGTGATCGCCCGCGTGGGCCCATCCGACGCCAACGTGCTCGTCAGCGGCGAGAACGGGACGGGCAAGAGCCTCGTCGCCCAGGCCCTCCATGCCGTGTCGCCGCGCCACGCCCGGCCGATGGTGACCGTCAACGCGGGCGGCATGGCCGAAGGCGTCTTCGAGAGCGAGCTCTTCGGCCACGTGAAGGGCGCCTTCACCGACGCGAAGGCCGATCGGGTGGGCCGATTCGAGCTGGCCGACGGGAGCACGCTGTTCCTCGACGAGATCGCCAACGTCCCGTCCAGCCAGCAGGCCAAGCTGCTGCGCGTGATCGAGACCGGCGAGTTCGAGCGCGTGGGCTCCTCGCGCACCCGCAAGGTGGACGTCCGGATCGTCTCGGCCACCAACGCCGACCTGAACGCGGAGGTGGAGACCGGCCGGTTCCGCCAGGACCTGCTCTTCCGTCTGAACACGATCGAGATCGCGCTGCCGCCGCTGCGCGACCGCCGCGAGGACATCCCGCTCCTGGCGCGGCACTTCCTCACCCAGCACGCCCAGCGGTACCGCAAGCACGTGACCGGCTTCGAGGCCGCGGCCCTGCAGGTGCTGGCCGACCACCGCTGGCCGGGCAACGTGCGCGAGCTGGACCACGCGATCGAGCGCGCCGTGCTCATGACGCAGTCGACGGTCGTGCGCGCGGCCGACCTGGGCCTGCGCGTGGACCCGTCGTCGGCGGGGCGGCTCGAGGACATGAGCCTCGAGGACGTCGAGGCGTTCCTCATCAAGAAGGCGATGGCCCGCTACGGCAACGTCAGTCACGCCGCGCGCGCCCTGGGCCTCTCGCGCAGCGCCCTCTACCGGCGCCTCGAGCGCTACAAGCTGTAA
- a CDS encoding ABC transporter ATP-binding protein has protein sequence MIRLSNIEKSYRHGVTQTFVLRRVSVDIAQGDFVSIMGPSGAGKSTLLHILGMHDSAWQGEYWLHDQPVHAVSQKDRLKLQKQHIGFVFQSYHLLDNLTVYENIDLPLSYRDVKRSDRQGMVGDILDRFNIVGKKDLYPNQLSGGQQQLVAIARAVVANPSIILADEPTGNLHSDQGREIMELFARLNEQGTTIVQVTHSEANAAFGRRVIRLKDGWVVDAA, from the coding sequence ATGATTCGCCTGTCCAACATCGAGAAGTCCTACCGTCACGGCGTGACGCAGACCTTCGTGCTGCGCCGCGTCTCTGTCGACATCGCCCAGGGCGACTTCGTGTCGATCATGGGGCCGTCGGGCGCCGGCAAGAGCACGCTGCTCCACATCCTCGGCATGCACGACTCGGCGTGGCAGGGCGAGTACTGGCTGCACGACCAACCCGTGCACGCCGTCTCGCAGAAGGACCGGCTGAAGCTCCAGAAACAGCACATCGGGTTCGTCTTCCAGAGCTACCACCTGCTCGACAACCTCACCGTCTACGAGAACATCGATCTGCCGCTCTCCTACCGCGACGTCAAGCGGAGCGACCGCCAGGGCATGGTCGGCGACATCCTCGACCGCTTCAACATCGTTGGCAAGAAGGACCTCTACCCGAACCAGCTCTCGGGCGGCCAGCAGCAGCTGGTCGCCATCGCGCGCGCCGTCGTCGCCAATCCGTCGATCATCCTGGCCGACGAACCGACCGGAAATCTGCACTCGGATCAGGGCCGCGAGATCATGGAGCTCTTCGCGCGGCTCAACGAGCAGGGCACGACCATCGTGCAGGTGACGCACTCGGAGGCGAACGCGGCCTTCGGCCGGCGGGTGATCCGCCTGAAGGACGGGTGGGTGGTGGATGCCGCCTGA